The genomic DNA GGTCGGAAACTTTTGCATCTTGCGCTTCTGCGCGGCCGCGAGCGACTGCGACGTGCGGAAGGGCGAGTTGTACGCGGactgctcctgctccttgCTCACCACCTTGTGGAGGAAACCCTTGTCGGCGTCGCCCGTTTGGGGCTCGCTCTGCTGGAACAGATGCTCAAGCGGGTCTTgtctcttcttgaacatgCTGTCGGCCCAATGCTGTGGATATATGTGACTGTGCGCTTGTGCGGAATGCGTGCGTGCTCTCAGACCTCTCTCACTCCCACGGCGCGTGTCTTGGAGTGTGCTTCAGGTGCGCCGACGGTGCGTATCATGCTTTCAGGGGTTCCCCTTTATATGCTACtctaaatttttcataTTGCTATGCAGGGAAGCCCCCGGAGTTACCCGGGAGAGCACGCACAACTGCAGTGCACGTGGGAAGCACGTGCCCCTCACGTGTGATGCCCCTCGCTTACGCGTCATCCTACTGCCGCGCTCGCGTCCCCGAGATATTCACTTTCCACGGAGGCCCCCGGAATGCAGGGATCCGCGGCCCGATGACGTAAACGCTCCCGAGCGCCCCGAGCGTCCTCGGCCGCTTGACCGGACTTAACGGCCGAGGTCCGCGCCGCCCGCGGCCGTCCATGCACGTGCTCCATGCAGACGCACCCGGTCCTGGGTTCCATGCGTCATGCTTGCTGCTCCCTATGTCATCGAGCTGACGAATGCTGCCGCGGGGGGCTTCGCCGTGCGCCGCGACCGCGCGACGAGCCCAGCGGCGCGCCTCTCCGGAGCAAACACGGCGCTAAGGCCCTAGGCGCGGACGGCGAGGCACGCGAGCCCGCAGCGCGCCGGCGTGGGGCTCGTAGTTCAACAGTACGGGCTCGTGGGCAGGCACGGCGTATGGAAGCGGACTGGGAACGAaaagtcacgtgatctaGGGTCGCGGGCCGGGTTACCCGGCTGGAGACTCgccctttttttttgctaTGTTTACGTTGGGCCTCGCCGTGTTTCCCTTTCCAGAAGCCCATAAATGCGCGCAGAACGGAGCCCGGGTTTGCTCTGGATGCAGCGGGGCCCGGCGTATAAGTACAAGCAAGGAATCTCCAGAGGCATCCCCCTTGTGCAGGTCACTTTTTCCCTTCGTTCTCGTTCCGACAAACAAGTGACTAACGCTCTCGGCTAACAGACATCCCTTCCGTGGCCCAATACAACCGCTAGTGTTCACTCCCCAAGCATCCGCACGAACTAGACTTCAAAGACACCCGTTCCCGCAGCCATGCTCTCCATCCTCGACAACTCGCTGCGCGCCCTCAACTTCGCGTTCCTGGTCATCATCCTCGGTCTGACCGGCTCGCTGGCTGCCACACACAAGACGCACAACAACCCACAGGTCAACTTCGCAATCTTCACGGCCGCGTTCGGCCTGCTGTTCGACTCGCTGTACGCGATCCCAGCTAACTTCGTGTCTGCGCTGGCCTGGCCTCTGTTGATCGCGGTGTTTGACTTCCTGAACTTCGTCTTCACCTTCGCCGCCGCCACCGCGTTGGCCGTCGCCATCCGTACCCACTCGTGCACCAACCAGGACTACCTCGACAGCAACACCGTGACCCAGGGCTCCACGGACCGTTGCCGCAAGGCCCAGGCTTCCGTTGCCTTCCTGTacttctccttcttcattttcctGGCCAAGCTCGGCTTGTCGCTGGTCAACCTGATCTCCGTCGGTGCTTTTGGCGCCGGTTCCTCTAGAAGAACCGGCAACGTTGGCGTGCCCACCATTTCCCAGGTCTAAGGCGCTCCAGCGCGCACTTCCGCGGGCCAGCCCACTGTGCCCtgcgcgccgccgccgccctTTTCTTTCCAACCCTGTAATATTATacccaaaattttggacTCGCGGCGGAGCCTGCTCCCCGCGTTCCGCCCTTGGCTTGGCCCCACGGGTCCCCGCGGCTGCGCCGCGTTGCGCCTGCTGGCGCTACGCCGGCACTGCCAATGGCCTAGATCCTATCCCGTCCATTCGCCGGGCGTCCACTCTTTTTTCCTATTCGTCATACCGTCAACCACTTTCGTTCTTTAGTTACGCCTGAATGTACTAATCTTGGAAACTTTCTTCCCATACATAATAATGAATAAAGTATGTAGCTTGGACTTCATCCAAACCTAATGCAAAGTTCTGCTTCCACAACTCCGAGATTTCCTCGCTTTCTCCCTTTCTCCCCTTCTCCCTCTCGCTCCCACGCCGCTGAGCGACTTGCAGCTGGCGCCGCGGCGATATCTCCGCCCATCACGTTCAAGCATCAGGTTGCCGAATATCCATACATAGCTAAACGCACGAGACTGGCCCATCCCCCTGCCTTCTCCTCTCGCCCTATATACACGCACGCCGCCGCGCAACTTCAACGGCCCAggttcagcagcagcgagtTGGGCGAGCCCTGCTCGCTCGCGCTGTGACTGCTGGGCAGGTAAGTGACGTTGGACGAGTTGGCCAGCGTTTTTGCGATCTCCTTCGACGCCTCAATTCTACGGATCAGCAAGAGACCGTCACCGGCCTTGGCCAAAGCCTTAGAAATGTACTCCGCGGACTCGGCCTCACCCTCGGCCCTGATGACCGACGCCTGCCTCTCCTGCTCCGCAAGCTCTACCACGTACCGCGCGCGCTCTGCGTCCTGCTGCGCGATCTGCTTCTGCTCTACGGCCTTGGTGAACTCGCGGCCGAAAGTCATGTGTGTGATCGACACGTCCTCCAACCGAATGTTGAACTCTGACGCCCTTAACGACAGCTCTTGGCGAATCCGCTGCGAGACAGTCTCTCTCTGAGTGATCAGCTCTGCGGCGTCGAATTGTGCCACAATCGCTTTGAGCACTTCGTTACCGATCGAGGGAAGCACCCTCTCGTCGTAGTCGAGCCCCAGGTTCTGGTAGATAGTGGGCAGCTTCATAACGTCTGGCCTGTGCAGGACACGCAGTGTCAACGAAACCATCTGCAAGTCCTTAGTCCCGGTGTTGGTAGCAATGTTCTTAGGCTTGGTACGCACATCGTAGAGCACCGCCTTCTGCAACCAGGGAACCAAGAAGTGAGTTCCCTCGCCTACCACTTGCTGCTGCACACCGCTGAGTCTGTCGAAAATCACGGCCCGTGAGCCTCCCTTCACGTCGTACATCGAGTATTGCAGCGCGGACGCTGCGAGTCCCAGTGGGAGCGCGATCTTTGCCAATGAGTCTGCGAGTCTGGACATGGTCTTGAAAAGGCTGATATCCTGTGAAACTATGGTTCCTGGTGTTGGTTCAGGTAGGAGTGGCAATCTTTTCTGCTTTCTCCCTGAAGAAAGCTACCTGTCGTCTGAAGAGACATCGTGAAATTAGCTAAATCCTGCAACCTGGCAGGCCTTTGGGAAGCTGAGCTAGCCTGTCCAAGCCCACAGAGAGCCTGAAAACGACCAGAAGGGTATTGTGGTGGCGCATACTGTTCAATTCCTTGGAAAGGGCCCAGTAAGTGCACTTCTGAACAAGTTACTGCATAAAAAGCATTGTCCAACAAACAACCCACCATCACCCCAAACGCGAAATACAATTTATGAGGGGCAAATATGCTAGGCCTGGATGAGTGCACAAATCAACTACTGCCTGCAATGGGCTTTCCACTAGCTATGCGCTCAAACTCAAATCATCAATGTGTACGAACATAAACtccatctcatcgcatctcatctcatctcatctgTCACTCGTCTTCTGACCTAACTGCTACTCAACGCTCACGGAACGAGGCCATGTCGCAGCGACTCGCAAAGGAGTACCGTGCGCTCTCAAAGACACTGGGCAGGGACCCGGAGTATGCATACATCATTAGTTTGGCTCCTGTCTCCGAGGAAAACCTCCGCAAGTGGGAATCCCTTATTACTGGGCCGCCAGACACGCCGTACTTCGGCCATGAGTTCACCTTACAGATCGAGGCTTCAGAGGCGTACCCGCTCGAACCACCCAAAGTACAGTTCCAAGCGCGATGCATGCCCCACTGTAATGTCGATTTCGATTCCGGCCGCATATGTTTGAGTGTGCTGGATGCGGCGCACTGGACGCCTGCGTGGGATTTGCTCCACGTTGTTCACGCGATATGGCTTCTCCTCGCCAGCCCCGAACCAGACTCACCGCTAGACGTGGACCTCGCCTGCCTCGTCAGGGCCGGGGACCGCTCCGCCCACAACTCGCTCATCGCATACTATCTAAACGGTGGGTCACGAGGACACTGCGGGCATGTGAGTGAAAGATAAAGCTCCTCTACAGAAGGTATGATTCAAACGCTCCACCCACTGCTCACAAGCTGTGTAAGAAagatggccaagaaagtAACATGGCAAGAAGTGGGCGCGACCAAGGGCATTGATTTACTGTCGCCCGCGTTCGTGACATCCGGCTCGAAGCTTGTATTCACGTCCGGCTGCATAGGCTCGGACCCTGTTACCGACGAACTCCCCGAAGATCTGGAGCAGCAGGCTAGGAACGCGCTGCAGAACCTTCGCAACGTCTTGGAAGCCAGTGGCTCGAACTCCGACCGCGTTCTGAAGGTGCTGCTGTTCGTTGCAGACGGCGCGTACTCGCAGACCGTCAACAGAATCTACCGAGAACAGTTCCCCAACAGCccagcaagaagctgcgTGGTGGTGAGCTTCCCAAACCCCAAGATCAAGGTCGAATTGGAATGCATTGCCGAAGTGCAGCCTAAGGCCCGTTGGTTCAAACTTTAGAGCGCAATGCCTGCTGTTAAAGGCTTGCGCTCGGCGTCTGGCATTTCGGTCCAAAATGAAAGTTAAAGTATACAGACCCGCTATATATGCCCTGCTCCTTGGAGCTCTAATAGATGTTTCAAACGCCTGGCGCGCCGCGGTCCGCTGACGGCTATGTCAACCCCGGTCCTTTTCCCGCAGGTAATTAATGAACTCCCCAACTTGCTTTGAGAGCTTGTTGTCCTCGCCATGCTCCGCGGGCTTGCGTTTGCGCGCGGGCGCCTTCGCCCGCGCTCCCGTTGCTGGCAGCGCCGTAGCCGGCGCCACCGCTGCTGCCGTCACTGTGGGCGAGGAGCCCGCCTTGCAGTCTGTGCTCCTCTCGGCCACCGGCCTGTGTGGGGACTCAAAGGGCCGCAGTTTGTTCACTACCGTCCGGGGCACGGCCAGCCATTCTGGGTGGTACTCCATCGCCATGCTTGTGCAGGACCACAGGTTGTAGGGCAGCAGCTTCGAGGGAATCCGTGGGTTGTAGCGCCATGTGCCGTTCACGCCGCCTGACCCAATGCCTCCCGTGCCCAGAGGACCGGCCATTGCATTCATCTCGCTGCTCTGCGGCACCGTGCTACTCTTTCTTGCGCCGCGCTCGCCTCGTAGTCGCTGCGTCTTCCATCCCGCTTCTTTGAATAGCgggttttctttgaccGGGTAGATTACTGGCCGGTACCCGCTGTAAAGGATGTCTCGCGTCAGCTCCGCCGGTTCCAGATACTGTGTAGTGGGCACCTTGGGCAGGCTTCTGAAGATCTCAGAGCTCTTGCGCTTCAGCATTTTCGATGCTTCTAGGGAAAATTGTCGTTTATGCGCCATCTCTTGTGCGCGCGTCGCCTGTTCTTGTGAGCGCACTAGCAGGTAGAGGCTGTGATGTTAGTTTAACTGCAGCTGATCCTTGCACTGCTAAATTACTGATTGATAGTTTTGACTTTACCGGAGCTAGGTACGAGAACCTTAACCGTGTAATTACCGGGTTTTATTATGCCTGCTCTATTTCACACTACAGCTGAGTCCGATTTCGCTTACACCCCTTTACGGGATTATCGGATAAGATATGTGAGCTCgtacagaagaagagatgcTCGGACGAGCACGTGATGAATATCGTTGGGGAAATAGTGACCGTAAGCGGCATATAGCCGCTTACGGATCGATTGCCTTAAATGTGTAATGTGTGGGTGGTTGAACCCACGTGATCTCGCGAAGAACTGCCAAGAAGTTGTGAAGATGTGTGGGCGTTGTAAACGGGGACAGCTACCCGGAATGGAAAGTCGCTGCTAGCCCTCGAAAAGAGGGTAACGGTTGCTATCATGTGACATCGGGAGAGCTATATTCAAGCACGTGATCGGAACATGGTATTTCAAGGTAACTATGCACGCATAGTGGGTTCACGTCTTCCAAGATCGAGGCAGCGTTGACTGGAGATACTCTTGGATCAGTTGCTCCGTTCACGGACTTGACACCCAGAAATCGGGACTCAAACCTATATCAGCGCCAAATTAAATAATGACGAGCTCCCAAGCACTGGAGCCGCCCTCTGAAGATGTGCCCATGGGCGACGCGGAGGATGCGGAGATGGAGCACGAAGGCGACTATTCCACGGCAGATCAGACGCCGCTCTCCATGACTCCGGCCCTCAGCTCCAATCCAAACGCTTCCAAAGTTAAAAAGCCCGATCCACATGCGAAGCAACAAACGAAGGTCCCCGGACACTTGCTAGAAAAACGTCGTCTGGGCCGCCAGAAGGCGGCCGAGCAGTATGCCCAGAAAATGAAGACCATCGGCATTGAGAAGCGGGACAACCCTCTGCTACATCAACTTGGGCTGTTCAAGCCTCTGTCTTTGATCAACCAGAAAAACTACTCCTCTGACTACCTCAAACGCGACGACCAGATCTTTGCCATGCGCGAGCGCAAATCTCTTAGAAACGCAAATGCAAACCAGGCCACCCCAGATATGCCCGAAGATGACGACCAGGAGAGCGTTGATGGTGAGAGTGATGCTCAGACCATAGTTATTCATCCAGGCTCCAGAAATCTCAAAATAGGCCTTGCTACTGAGGTTTTGCCGCAATCAATTCCCTGCTGCGTCGCGGTGCCCAAGCGACCCAGAACCTCCGACTCAACTCCAGAACCGCAAgttgacgaagaagagtacATCAGCGCCAAAGAGTCAATACAACaggatttcaaagagagAATGCGATACTACAAGCGCAAAGTCATCCCAAACTCTCATGACATCGCCGTGAATTTCAACGCCCGTGTGACGCCTGAAGCGATCCCGGAACATAACGATTTGCACCGCGTTGATTGGATCCAGGATGCCTCCAAGTGCTACTATGGTAAGGATGCCACTAGGTGCCTGCCCTCACACTTCACAGTGCGACACCCTTTTTGGAAGGGGCGCTTCAATATAGAGTCGCCAGATTATGGATCCCtgcaagaacttcttgttgatgtttcGGAGCTCCTCAAATTCGCGCTCTCGCAACCTAAAATCGACGTTAGACCTTCCCAGATTCCTAATTACAAGGTGGTTATCGTGGTCCCAGATGCATTCGACAAAGCCTATGTCGAAACCTTCATTAGACTTTTAATCACAGATCTGAAGTTTCAGGCGGTGGCTGTAATCCAGGAGTCGTTAGCCTCATGTTACGGCGCCGGTATAGGTGACTCTACTTGTGTGGTAGACATCGGCGCTACCACAACTAAAATAGCGTGTGTCGACGAGGGCTTAGTCATCGACAACAGCGTGATAACGCTCGACTACGGTGGCGATGATATTACTAAACTCTTCGCCAAGTTTCTCTTGGAGTCGAATTTTCCATACCAGGATCTAGATCTCAACAGCCCAGAAGGCTGGTCGCTCATGGAACAACTAAAGGAGAAATACGCAACTTTCCAGGATGCAGATGTCACAATTCAATTATACAATTTCATCAAGCGGATCCCTAACAAACCTGGGGCTGAGAAATTCGAGTTTAAAGTCTTCGATGAAGTAATGACAGCACCAATGGGTCTCTTCTTTCCACATATACTTCGCCTTCTGAAGGACAAAAATGTGCCTGTGAACAAATATGTCACAAGCCAACTCCCACGCTCTAAGGACATGTTCACTTGCAAGGATAATAACCCGAAATCAGTGAGTCAGCTGGCCTGTCAGAAGAAAACTACTTATTGTGATATGCACCGAGACTTGgacattcttcaaaaacttctaAATTTACCTtcagaaattgaagaatATCAATCAAGTACCTGCGCAAATTTAGAGCCAGCTTACACACCCTTGGAAAAAGCCATAGTTGAGAGCATCACGAATGCATGTGTCAGTCTTGACAATAACCACTCCAAAGCTGCTAACTTTTACTCTAATATACTAGTGGTGGGAGGCAgctcaaagttttcaagtCTGGACTTCATCTTAACAGACAGGATAAACATATGGAGGCCCCGGTTGCTAAGCGTTAACACGCTCCCTACATTTCAGAACCAAGTCTCTAAACAAGTCAAGGAGTTCGAACAGACCCAAAAGCTGAGTGAGatcaaagacgaagaagaactcgctgcccagaagaaaaaactcGCGAAAACCATTAAGGTTGAGCTTCAGTCTTACTGGGAAGGTGTCGATGCTCTGGGCGGCAATGAAAGTGTGTTCCCTGCAAACGTCCTCCCGGCGCCACGCGAAATGGACCCTGCTTTGTTGACTTGGAAGGGGGGCAGCGTCTTCGCTCGACTGAAGTTGATCGAGGAGCTTTACGTCTCTGAAAGCGACTGGGATATACTTGGGAGCCGAATTCTACAATACAAATGCATTTTTGATTACTAGCGTGTATTTTCTCTTAGTGTCAGATAGCAATGAGCAAATTGTGCATGTTTCAAATGTTGaacattgaaaatgctAAAAATGTCTGAAGGTCGGCTATAGTAACATGTTGTTTAAGTTTTGAACTCGTCTCAATGCCAAATAAACAAAAGTTTAGATGGCGTATTCCTTTTAAATATCTATAGTACAATAAGTTCACCGATTTTTTTAGTTCATTCTTCGTTAaagcttcatttttttggaagattgCTCTTTGGAGTCATAATTGAGCAAAGCGTAAAGCCTTGACGAGCTGCCAGAGTTTTCGTCACGAGAAGCGGCGCTGGCCTCCTGGTCCCTAACCGCAGGACTTATAGGCATTGGCTTTACAATTTTATCTTGATCAGGAGCCTCTGCGGTATTAGGATTCAAAGGAGAGGGACCTCTATACTGTGGGTATGTATGGCTTGGGTTTTGCTGGTGGGCCTTCTGGTAGTGAGGGAGAGGTCCAGGTGCGGCAATCTGCGAATATTGAGCAACTGAGGCCCTCATGGGAGATGTCGGGCCAGCACCTGGCACAGTCCCGTACGGGAAATAAGGCTTGTAAGTCATTGTGCTAACGGCAGAGCCCGCTGGCTTATTTGCAGTGGCCCGTGTTGGAGTTTCAGCAACTGATGGCGATTGTGGTCTTCTGTTGCTCTGCTTCAAGTCTCTAGCACCATCTGGGTTCGAGGTTGGGATACTTTTAGTCTCATTCCTTGAGTTTTTCCTCGAGTCTGCAAGAGGAAGATTGGAGGTAGAATGCCCTGCGAAGTACCCGTGCTGCTGTGCTATTTGCTGGTTGGGGTTAGGTGACGCGCTTGTAGAAACACCAGGTAGAGCTTGAACAATGGGGGCTGGCGCTAGAGGATCCATTAACACACTCATATTACGGTTCCcgcttgatgaagttgaggtttttttctcaaatgGGTTCATCATCAAGTATGGCATCGACCCGCTATTGGCTTTCGCTGTTGTTCCAAAATAGTCAGACTGAGGCCCTGGAGTGCCAGGATATACTGACGGCCCATAAGCAGGTGGATAATACATTGCGTGTGACATTTGCGGCAATGGAGCTGGCTGGGCATTTGTCAATTGGGACAACGCTGGCGACGACAAAGACGTCTGGTTCGATAGCGGAGGACGCGATGCGGCCGGGATTGCACTGGAACTTGTCATAGGATATTCCGAAAAACTGTGGACGGGCCTCACTGTTTGCTGAAGCATTGTTGAGCGTTGGAGCCTGTACAGTGTGGAGTTCTTCAGCCTTGCTATCTCGCTCATAATTTGGTCCATACATTGTTGCTGAGAGGGTGTGTCTCTAGGCGATGTACCCATTTCGCTTGGATTTGGGTGGCCCGAAACTGGTGTCGTGGACCTCTTAATCCCTTCAGAAGGTCTACCAGAAGACGCAGCTGCCAGTTGAGGAGTCAAAGTGACTAGATTGTGAACCAAGTCAAGAAGTCGAACCATGTCCATATTTGAATTTCTGAGGTCCTCTACAGCTGCCTCATACTGATTCTGATAGGCGTTATTGTCAAACTTCGCAAGTTGGACACCATGGAGTACATCGCTAACTTTGGTGTTAATTTGCGGTCGGGATTGTTGAGCCTGCTGCGAAATGGACTGGTGGTGTGACAGCGATTGCGTGGATTGATGCTGCGGTACTTGGTAGATgggttgttgttgttgtgaTTGTTGATGTGGCTGTGGTTGTGGTTGTGGTTGTGGCTGTGGTTGTGATTGTGGTTGTGGTTGTGGTTGTGGTTGtggttgttgctgctgcggctGTTGCgtctgctgttgttgttgttgatgatgatgatgatgatgatgatgataaTGTTGTTGtggttgttgttggtggtggtgttgttgttgagcttgatgagtCGTAGCAAAATAGTCTACGGGAGCATAGAGCACTTGCGAAGGAAGCGGCTGCGCTGGGAACGACTGGGGCGCCGGCGTATAGCCATAAGGGTGGGGCAAGTCGGCCGAAGCCGCGTGCATGTGAGGCACCAGAAGCTGGTCGGGCGAATGCTCGGTCATTGTGGGCTCCAAGGGCGTCGAGGCAGCACTGGTCGAGCGCTTGCGCGCAGAGGCCTGGTAGCGCGACGACCTgcgcttgatgagcttcagGCTCTCCATGTCCCCTCTGCGGAACGCAGACGAGCTGTGCTTGAATTCCCATATGCTTGTGGTGTTCTCGGACTTCGAGGCCGGATCGTCTGTCTTCGCAGCCCCATTCTTAGAGGCCGCGTGGGTCTTGTGGTCATTCACCTTGTGGAATCCGTACATGTTCAGCTGGCGCACAAAGCTGGCGACGTTGGTGTGCTTAAAGTACGTGGCCAGCGCCTTGCCGAACCGCTCCGTGGGCCGAATCAAAAACGATGTTTGCGGTGGCGACCACCAGATCAGCTCGTCCATCTCGGGATCCTCCAGCATGCTGTAAAGCTTGTGGATAAACGCGGTGTTGCTGTAGCTCGCGCTCGAGTTGGTGCTCGAGCCCGCTCCCGGGCCCCCGCCTGCACTGTTGCTCGCGTCCGCGGCGCTCCCTGCGCCTCCACGGACTCCGCTGGCGCCCGGTTCCTCGCTGTTCGCGCTCCTCGCCGCATCGCTATTCGCGCTTCTCGACGCGTCTCGGCTCTTGCTCGCCTCCTCTTGAGCTGCGTTTCCAGCGGCCATCTCAATCACGAACCTAGCACACGTTCGAGCCTCTGTTTCCTTGAGCAGATGGGGGAGGTACCGCTCAAACTCTCGAATCGTGGCCCTACAAATTTTTTCCTAACAGTTTTCAGGCTGATTCAAAATGCTATCTGCCCCTAATTGCATTTCTAACGCCGTCTCTAGGCCCGCACGTGATGAAGATCGCTGCGCGTATCCTAGGAGCGTTTTTAACAATGGCTGCTTTCGCATGATAACGTCCACGACGGCTGTTGcgaatttttcaacgtgAACCGCGAGGCGCACACAAAGGCGAGGTTACAAGAGCCAAGATCCGCGCGTGGCTAATGCAAAACTTAGAGCCACAGAATGGGAGGCCACAGAAAGCGCGAGAGGCAGGCTCGTGCGCCTTGGTGCCGTACGGCATGTCGGAATTAAAGTCATGGGCCAGTAAGGTTGCTCCAAACCGAGCTGTCAGCGGCTAGCTGGGTTGCCGTCGGTCTTAGTGAAATCGCGCCGACGCATGACTTCGCGGGCGCTGCGAAGAACACCAGCGGTTGCCCATACAATGGACCAATGCTGCGCAATGAACCGTTCTTCTGCGGAATTTTTGTTATGCACGCAACTTTTGTATTCTTTACACAACGGCGGCAAAAAACTTCAAGGGGCTAAGTTCATGGAATGCCGCGCAGGCTAACTCTTAGAGCCTTGCAAGCTGCGAAACGCGACGGCCAAGAGTCGGCACCCAGGAATACTGCATTGAACAGCCTTCCGCATTGCAGAGCCGTGCTTTTGCATTCGTTGCGTGGTGTGCGCTAAGGAGTGTGGCTTGCAGAAGGGAAGACTGGCGGAGCTATAGCGTGCTTTCGTGGtaaaaaaaacaaacctCGTAGAGAATGCCATCAACACCTTGCGCGCGCGGCGGAAGCGGTAATTACAGCAGGATCTGCGCCAGGGTTTTCCGGCAGAGCCCCGAGAGTCGCTAGGCCGGTGTTGGGCATGGCGGGCTTCTATATCTATGTACTTCGAGCGGCTGGGATACAAGAACTGCGGTGGGCTGTCGTGTCCGGCTCGTGTTGTTGTTGCACTTGCTTAATACCGCGGAGAGCAGCACGAACGCTAATTCCAGGGTTGATAGGTTATCATGGCTTTATTAGTCACGGTTAAGAGGCTCAGATAAGGCTTGGCTGCGCTTGAGTGGAACTGGCCTGTTTCGCCAGATGCTCGTGTTCAGGCTTCTCGTACATGATTATCATCAAATTGTGATTTTGACATAACCACCCTGATTTCAAGATGGGTTCTGAGGGTCCGCAGGGACATTCGAGGCTCAGAGACACCTACGCTTCACTGACGCCGCTGCCAAATGTCCGAGAACGCCATCCAGTCGCTGCTGGACATGGGAATAACCCGCGAAGTGGCTATCGAGGCTCTCGCCAAAACCAATGGCGACGTTGAGAACTCCGTGAACTACATCTTCTCGGGTGAGCTGCCCCAGCAAGGACCACCTCCGGCGCCCGAGGAGACGCCAGAGGACAGAGAAAAGGAGCCGGAATCCGAGAGCGAGCTCCCAGAAAATCCAGAGTTCATAGAGGAAGCGCCACCGTCGGAAGACGAGGCTACGGACCAGCAGGGAGTCGCGGTGAGCCCTCGCGAGCAGATAGCCTGCCAGCTGAAGAACAGACCAGAAGACCCGCTCGTGGTTCGGCCCGCGTCCGGAAACGcgcttttcgaaaactatTTTGCTCTCTTCTGTCTCGCCGTGGGCCTGGGCTTTCCGCACCATTTCCTCGAGCCAGACTTCCAAGATCTCACGTACGGCCAAGACTGGTACAAAGGCCAATTTCTTAAGCCGGCTTACAGAgtcaagtttgaaaacaacgaCGACGTGAGCATTGTCCCACAGGAGACG from Lachancea thermotolerans CBS 6340 chromosome F complete sequence includes the following:
- the ARP8 gene encoding Arp8p (similar to uniprot|Q12386 Saccharomyces cerevisiae YOR141C ARP8 Nuclear actin-related protein involved in chromatin remodeling component of chromatin- remodeling enzyme complexes), whose translation is MTSSQALEPPSEDVPMGDAEDAEMEHEGDYSTADQTPLSMTPALSSNPNASKVKKPDPHAKQQTKVPGHLLEKRRLGRQKAAEQYAQKMKTIGIEKRDNPLLHQLGLFKPLSLINQKNYSSDYLKRDDQIFAMRERKSLRNANANQATPDMPEDDDQESVDGESDAQTIVIHPGSRNLKIGLATEVLPQSIPCCVAVPKRPRTSDSTPEPQVDEEEYISAKESIQQDFKERMRYYKRKVIPNSHDIAVNFNARVTPEAIPEHNDLHRVDWIQDASKCYYGKDATRCLPSHFTVRHPFWKGRFNIESPDYGSLQELLVDVSELLKFALSQPKIDVRPSQIPNYKVVIVVPDAFDKAYVETFIRLLITDLKFQAVAVIQESLASCYGAGIGDSTCVVDIGATTTKIACVDEGLVIDNSVITLDYGGDDITKLFAKFLLESNFPYQDLDLNSPEGWSLMEQLKEKYATFQDADVTIQLYNFIKRIPNKPGAEKFEFKVFDEVMTAPMGLFFPHILRLLKDKNVPVNKYVTSQLPRSKDMFTCKDNNPKSVSQLACQKKTTYCDMHRDLDILQKLLNLPSEIEEYQSSTCANLEPAYTPLEKAIVESITNACVSLDNNHSKAANFYSNILVVGGSSKFSSLDFILTDRINIWRPRLLSVNTLPTFQNQVSKQVKEFEQTQKLSEIKDEEELAAQKKKLAKTIKVELQSYWEGVDALGGNESVFPANVLPAPREMDPALLTWKGGSVFARLKLIEELYVSESDWDILGSRILQYKCIFDY
- the SFL1 gene encoding Sfl1p (some similarities with uniprot|P20134 Saccharomyces cerevisiae YOR140W SFL1 Transcription factor with domains homologous to Hsf1p and to myc oncoprotein required for normal cell surface assembly and flocculence), encoding MAAGNAAQEEASKSRDASRSANSDAARSANSEEPGASGVRGGAGSAADASNSAGGGPGAGSSTNSSASYSNTAFIHKLYSMLEDPEMDELIWWSPPQTSFLIRPTERFGKALATYFKHTNVASFVRQLNMYGFHKVNDHKTHAASKNGAAKTDDPASKSENTTSIWEFKHSSSAFRRGDMESLKLIKRRSSRYQASARKRSTSAASTPLEPTMTEHSPDQLLVPHMHAASADLPHPYGYTPAPQSFPAQPLPSQVLYAPVDYFATTHQAQQQHHHQQQPQQHYHHHHHHHHQQQQQQTQQPQQQQPQPQPQPQPQSQPQPQPQPQPQPHQQSQQQQPIYQVPQHQSTQSLSHHQSISQQAQQSRPQINTKVSDVLHGVQLAKFDNNAYQNQYEAAVEDLRNSNMDMVRLLDLVHNLVTLTPQLAAASSGRPSEGIKRSTTPVSGHPNPSEMGTSPRDTPSQQQCMDQIMSEIARLKNSTLYRLQRSTMLQQTVRPVHSFSEYPMTSSSAIPAASRPPLSNQTSLSSPALSQLTNAQPAPLPQMSHAMYYPPAYGPSVYPGTPGPQSDYFGTTAKANSGSMPYLMMNPFEKKTSTSSSGNRNMSVLMDPLAPAPIVQALPGVSTSASPNPNQQIAQQHGYFAGHSTSNLPLADSRKNSRNETKSIPTSNPDGARDLKQSNRRPQSPSVAETPTRATANKPAGSAVSTMTYKPYFPYGTVPGAGPTSPMRASVAQYSQIAAPGPLPHYQKAHQQNPSHTYPQYRGPSPLNPNTAEAPDQDKIVKPMPISPAVRDQEASAASRDENSGSSSRLYALLNYDSKEQSSKKMKL